AGGGCGAGTCCGGGTGGGTGGCCGGGTCCGGGtagagggcggcgaggaggtcgaggtcggtgGCGTTGAGGGCGGGCGAGATGTTGTGGAGGTAGTCGAGGAACTCGTCGTTGGTCTCCTTGTCGCCGGCCATGTAGTACTTGGCCTCGTCGGTGACGGTGGAGGTGATGACGGGCACCTTGAAGAAGGTCTCGTCGTAGCCCGACTGCGAGCCGAACTTCTCGAGCAGGGGGCCGCCCTGCGTGGGCTGGAAGGGCCAGGTCAGGGCCGGGTCGTAGTCGTAGTAGAGCTTGGTGCTGATGTTGCGGATggcgtcgatgtcggcggcgcggaggcaggcgagggtggcggcgttgtcggcctcgtcgacggggcACCCGATGTAGGCCATGTACTCCTCAAACTGCTTCTTGTAGAGCGGGTAGGTGGCGTTGGGGAACGCGCGGGCGGTGACGGAACCGGACTGGTGGATGGCCCTGGCGAAGAGGGGCTtgccttcgtcctcgtcgtagTTGTGGAAGTAGAGGATGCCGACCGagtggccgccggcggagcggccgccgatggtgacggcgtccgggtcgccgccgaaggcggcgatgtGCTTCTGGACGAACTTGAGGAAGAAGTGCTGGTCGCGCATGCCGAGGTTCAGcaggccctcctcctcgaagAGGGCCGAGGGCAGGAAGCCGAGCGAGTTGATGCGGTAGTGGAAGTTGACGACGGTGATGGGCTCCttggacgaggcggcgaaggaggcgCCGTCGAAGCTGCGGTAGCTGCCGGCGTAgaaggcgccgccgtggaTCCAGACGAGGACGGGCGTCTTCTGGTCGAGCGGGATGCCGCGCGTCCGATAGACGTTGAAGTTGAGGCAGGCCTCGTCCTGGGTGCCGACGTCGGTCGAGGTCGGGTCCTGGACGCACGTCTTGCCGTAccgcgtcgccggcttcgtgCCGTTGAAGGGCGCCGGCCAGGAGACGGGCTTGAAgcggccctcgccgacgggcTGCGTCGAGTAGTCGATGCCCAGCCAGGCGTCGACGGGGGCGGGCAGGGCGCGGCCGCTGAGGGTCGAGTTGACGACGGTTCCGGAGAACTTGCCGTAGCCGCTGAGCTCGACGGGGTTGtaggccgcggcggcggccggcgcgagGACGACCTGGGACGCGGCGAAGAGCGGGAAGGACGTGGAGAGCTTCATGTTGGGCAACGTGCTCAATCCCTCGTCTCTGGGTGAttctgctgcttctgctgctaCTGCTTGACCGCAAGAGATGGTGGTGAAGAGGAAACGCGCGAGAGCAGCGCAGCACCGGCCATCGCGGAGCTTTAAACGCATCTTGAAATGCAATCGCTGGTCCACCCCTCTTCtcgactctctctctctctctttctctctccgcTCCTTGCTATCAGCTGGACAATTTCCCGGCGACCCGCTCAGAAAACGACCCTTTACCGGCTGGCGGAGGCAAGTCCAAGCCGGTTTGCAGCATTGATCGGTAGAGATGAGGGTAAAGAGAAGGCGGAATCCCTGACTCAGGCGTCTCCAGGGCGGAGAAATCCCAAGCGACCGAGGGATCCACAACCTCACAAGCACGCTAGATTCGTGCAGATCGATGTAATTCTGCccaggaagggggagggaaacaGGTCGGGGTCCCTCCGATGTCGTCGGCCTTCATTTCTGGCATCCGGATGCCCCCGGAAGGCCGTTCTAGATGACAAACATTCAATGGACAACGGCTGGCGGGAGGTGAGGCAAAGTGATAAGAAGCAAACATGACTAAATCTCCTAACGGAACGCTCATCGAGGGGTCCCCGCAACGTTATCCTtggtcgatggcgacgggGTCCCAACCTCCCACACTAGGTCGTTCGTGTTTGTGGGGTTGACGATGGCTGTGTCTTGCAATAATGGGGGGATCGGAGGCGATAAAGAATGAGAGATAACCCAGAGATCCGCCATCCGTGAGCATCTTCCGTGATCCGATATCTTTCCTCGTCTTCAAACTCGCAATCGCTCTCAGCGTCCGTCATCTCTGACCGTACGGATAGATAgacgggagagagagggagagagggagagagagtaGGGGGGGGAGTCCGTGGGCGCAGGCTTTGATGTTTTGACAACGGTTAAGCGTCATGCCGGTCTCGGAGTAAAGTAATTGGGGGCCCTCCCATTGGCCAATTGCTGCCAACGGGCTTCTCCGTCATGATGGGGGTTCAAGTTATTTTGTTTTCTCTCGTCATATCTAGCCAGTCAtctcatcgtcctcggcatcatcatcatccccGAGCGCCGCCTCGATGGCCGCCGCACGCGTcctctcgacggcctggatgAACTCCTCCCTGCGGAACGCATCCGGCCACCCGTACTCTGCGTACAGCCTTTTGACCTCCTTCGACGCGTGGCACATGCGAGTTAGAGTGAAAGTTCAGAGAGTTCGACGGCATCACGCAAGAAAAGATGGGATGGCAGCTCACCTGGCCCTCCTCGGTGTACTCCTCCACGACTCTGGCCTCCCACTTGCCGGAGCGGGGCGCCGGGACCACCTCCAAGTTGCCGACCTGGGCGTAGATCTTGTCGAAGTAGGCCTGAATGGGCAtcgggtcgacggcgagccaCTGCTGATCCTCGGGGACCTGATCCTCGCTCTTGTCGAACTCGGTGCCGTAAGGATAGATGCATCCTTTGGGGCATTAGTGAGCAGAAGATCAAGGGTGAGTggatgagtgagtgagtgggtgagtgagaaagagagagccAGTGTGAAAATGAAAACAattgaagaagaaaaaagtcCGTGGCCGCAACTCACAACCCCGTCAACTAACCTTCCTTGGTGTCAATCAACCACCAAGTGCCTTCGTCTGCGTGCGTCAACGACACCATGTCCGCCGGCACGGGCCCGTCAAACGGCGCGAACCCGAGATCCAGGAGCGGCGTCGTGCCGAGATCCTCCCCCGGGTTGCCGCCGAAccaccgcccgccgcgcAGGTACCGGAGAGGGAACGTCTCGGTGTAGACCTCGACGgggtcggcgtcctcgttCTCGCGGACGTAGGGAATGTGCCGCAGCAGGTCGATCACGGCCTCGGAGCGGCCCATGGCCCGGAGCGCGTCGACGCGGAGCTCCGAGTCGGcccagccggcggcggggggcagctcgacggccgaGATGTCCATGTAGCCCATGCGCACCAGCAGCTCGTAATGCCTCTTGAGGCagttgacgacgacatcTCGGTTGTAGGCCGACATTTTACAGTAATTTTGGATCAGGGATACTTCACCGTGCGTGTATAAAGTCTGTTCTGGCGAGGCGAGGACGGAGTGCGATGGGGATGGGATGTCAAAGAcggtgagtgagtgagtgagcggCTTGCAGATTTTCACTGAGCGGCCCCCGGTGGGGCGCGTCATTATTGAGGCCCAAAATGCAGTGGTCCTCCATTGAGCCAATGACTGGGTTCGTACCTCATGCGCATGTCTTCCACCCTCAATTACTCTGAATTATGTTCTATGTTTTGTTTGAGTAAACAGGTGTACATGAAAGTATCAGACTGCCGCTTCTTCGCCAGTGCTGCTGTGCTTCGATTGTTTAAGGTCAATGTTCCCGATGTAAGCATGGGTTCACATCCCCCAGATCCTCATGTCAGAATGAACGGCGCCAATCTGATGGGTTTGCAATTGGTGCCTTCAACTGGACCTCATCCCGATTCTTTCTTCTAGATCTCTCGGGAAGATGCAGAGAAGACCGAGGGGCTTCCATGTATAAATAAGACTCAAGGGGCGCTATCGACATGAGCAATGAGTCATGTGGCTGTCTGCAAATAGGTAGAGCCAAATCCATCGGAAGCAAGAACTACGAACCAGTCGGCCTATGGATGAGCCATGAGTCAAGTAAGCCTCCCTGGCGGAACAAATCCAAGATTGTATCTTCTCGGACTTCGGACAGGCGTGGGCTCAGTGGGAAACAAGAAATCATAGGCAGAAACAGCATGATCCAGGTTACCGGAGCCACTCTGTTTTTTTGAAAAAACATCTTGGATGCCATACGGTACTGTAGAATGATGGAGAGATATATCTGCAGACTCGACGACACTTACGAACTTTTGGCGTGATATAACTACAAGTTAGCTTACACCAGATGAGTTTATTGAACACATCACCGTTCATCACCTAAATTTCACATATTCCATCACTTGTATGCTCAGATATATTTGGCGGAAACACACACAACTATAGTCTTGAGTCTGGGTTGCATATGACTGGTTGTTTATCGAGTCGTTGGCACAAGAAGGAATCAGTTGAGGGCATCCTCTGGCAGGCCGTCAAACCTCAACTTTTTTAGCAACTAGAACATGTCGATTGTGCTATTGCACGTAGTAAACCACACCAAGTATTCGAGCAGCATACTCCAATGCAAAGATATATATTTTTCTCAATCACATTGTTTTGGAGTGACTACAGGTCGGCCAATAGAGCCATAACGTGACAATGTCTGTAGAACCAATCTACTGTGGCTAATTGTGGGCAAGGTGAAGCTACCTCACAATGGGTTGACGGTAATGTCATAATTGTCAACACGACACGCAGCTATTTCAGCCAAATTATACCCTCGCATGTGTGGTCGAGTGTGACTCACTCAGCAAGAATCAACCAACTGCCTCATCGAGTCACGCCAGAACGACTGATGTAATACCGCGTCCACCCTGCGGATATTTAATCCGCCGAACATGAACACATGCGCCCTTTTGGATCGAGCACGCCATCCTCGATTCCTCACAGCTAGCCTTGTTAAAACATCACAGGTTCCCGCCAAAAAACGCCCTTCACAGCCTGACAAGCTCAAAGCAAGGACAGCGAACCGCTTATCATGGCGACGACATACACAACCGTGCCGGCCGGGCTCACGGCCCTCCTAGAAACGCACCTCCCAAACTCCCTCCCCGTCCTCCGACGCTTGCAATTCACCCGCTTCAAGGGCGGCATCCGCCCAACCGCCCGCATAATCTTCGCCTCCGACTCGCCCCTGGCAGCAATtcccgacgaggaggccggcttACCCGACAAGAAGACCAGCTTCACGGTCGCGTACCTGGACTTCGGCAGCAACAACGAGACCCAGCTCTTCGTTTACTCCACcctcgaagacggcgccgtcgcgaccgacgaggagagggaggccgGCGAGCGGCACATCATggcggccctcgacgccgtgaGGCAGGTGAGCGACGAGCAGCCGGACAACCGAGCGTACCCCGGCGCCTGCCTCGTCGGGACGCTCGCCACCGTCACGAGGGACGTGATGATCAGGCGCGGCGCGCGGGTGAAGCCGCGGGCGGACTACGAGTACGAGAAGTGGCTGTTCCGGGTCGAGGAGATCCCCGAGTTCGACGCGGTGCTGCCCGAGGGCGCGACGTGGGCGTCGGCCACGGAGCGGGACTGCGAGGTTGTGatctcgaggacgacggttCCTCGGCAGGTGTAAGCCAGGCAATTCCATCACCGAGCGGACCGGAGAGGAGATTTGGCTGATGTGAGAATAGCAAGACGCTCATGTCGTTCCAGAGCCTGGTGCTCAAGCTGGCGGATGGGACACCCATCGCGTGGTCCTTCTTGGGTGAGTAGCGATGCTGGTTAGCCgcatttcttcttcttcttcataACCGGCTTCGAAACGACTGGAGGCATTGGTGTGCTGACTGATTAAGGCACTGACGGCTCCTTGAGCAGCCTCCACTGCGAGGTGAGTAACCGAACAACCTTTCTTCAGGCTATAACGCATCAAGCTGACTCAAACCCCACGTAGCCGGAATACCGCCAGAGAGGCTACGCAAAGGCGCTCGCCGCAAGGCTGCTCAAGAGGGGCACCGGCGACTACGGCTCCGATGGGTGGGCTTGTGCCGATGTCGCCCCGACGAACCTGGGCAGTCGGGGCATGTGCAAGAGTTTGAACGGCAGGCATGCGTGGAACTGTTCATGGTGAGTCATACGTACCTCAATGTCCGGTATTCTTTCATCTGAAACGCAAATAACAGGAACATCATTgtgctgggcgacgagggagTCAAGGGCTAGAGGTGTAAGGGATCCAGCAGGTCTTCGCGCGTCCGATATTCTTTCATCTGAAACGCAAATAACAGGAACATCATTgtgctgggcgacgagggagTCAAGGGCTAGAGGTGTAAGGGATCCAGCAGGTCTTCGCGCGTCCGAAGTCAATGGCTCTCCGCCGAGAAGCGTATGcactcttttttcccccatCAGGATCGAGGCGTGATGAACCAATCTCTCCAGAGCATCTCTACACACACAGCTGGAACTTTCTAAACGATGGGACTACTCAAACAACACCTGCACCACTGCGGCACACGCAAGACGAGCGCCCCAACAAACTGCGTGGAAAACGACCATAGTCTGCTCATGTAAAATGTGTTTAGTTTGATTCTACGAAGCGGtttttttttaaaaaaaaTATAATTTTTTTTAGATGGTTATAAACCTGCATGGAAGAAGCTCACGACCCGGTGTAGACTCAGTGGACCATATGCCTGTTTCCCGGCTTGATTTAAACGGCCTCAAGTTCATCCTTTGATGGCTTCGATCCAACGTTACAGCTGTCTTTGAGGTGTTCAATTTTGCTTGAGAGGTAGAATGCAGCGGCGTTGATCCAACGGACTGCGGCATAACCATTGCGAAtggaggcgagggcggcatTACCACAAGTTGCCGACAAGGCCGATGGGACGGCAATGTTCGGAAAGCGGCTGTGGGTAGGGGCTGTTGGCGTAGACGAAGAGATGAAAGAGCTCATGCCTGCTCAGCGAAGAGCTCCAAGAGAGATCCCGTATCCCCGGAAACAGGGACCTCCATGCACAGCAACTTGCAGAGGCGCACTCGGGACTGCGGCGAAGGATGGAATTGCACCCGCTGGCTCGTGCTGTTCcgggggggagagggggacCAGTGCCGAAGCCTCTTCCTGTCTCTGTCCCCTTTGTATTTGGAAGTCCTCCTATTTGGCCTACTCAGTGAGCATGATAACTACGACGATAGAGCCATCCGTGTCGGTGGAGCTAATACAACAGTCACTCTCTGCGCttcgtgtgtgtgtgtgtgtgtgtgtttgttttTTATACCATCTCCGGCCAGGTGTGACTGATAAGAGCACGGGTTCCATCCCCTGTGGATCTTGGCCGCCCCCCGGCCTGTCTCGGCACAAGcaacgacgccatcgccaacgcgTGACCATGCCAAGTGGTGACAGACATCTGTTTCTCTAATTCATCTGGCAAACTCCCCTCAACGACTTTGCAAAGGACATTGTGGTAGTGAATGTATTCTACCTCTGGCAGCAATCGGAAAATGTCCCAAGATAtacagacacacacacacacacacacacacacgagTATTGCTCCATCTCAGTTCATTAGTCAATTAGAGAACTGTCCTTGTGTTTCTTTTAATCTGGTTCTTCTGATAACCTCTTCGCTCGAAAAACACCTCCTACCCAAGAATCACGTTTTTCCTTGGCATGCGCACCCCTCCACACCAAGCCTGCTTCGCCCCCGCgcccaaaaaaaaaaaaggctcCCACACTCCTGGTCACAAAAACTCAATCCTCAACTCCGGTGTGATAATGGTGAGAAGAAACAGAAATGAAATCCCGCTTGGTGACTGCACCCTGATAACGGTCTCTATCTTTGGACAAACTCGCGCGTCCACGGAGATGCAATGCAGCGAACGGGGGGTGACGCTACGGCAGATTCGGCTCGCTTGACGTTCCCACTAGGCTAAACCGGATCGACAACAGACAGGTAGGTGGTGGGTGTGTGGGGGGGGTTGTCACTTGTGCGTGGTGGACATGTCTCGGTCGAAGAGTCTCCTAGAGTCCCAACCCCATTCCGGATCTGCAacaggaggggggggagtggaAGATGCCGCGCCCTCAACAAGAAAATTTTCCCCCACGTCCCATATCGTGATGGAAGTGAACGCACAACGCGGGCAGCCGTCAAGAAGCCCAGGGTCCATCCGTGAGTCACCGCCGGTGGGCCGTAAAACATAGACCGTAGAGAGCGCAGACTACAGACCGCAGACTGTAGACCGTAGACAGTGGTGGGGGGGAGCTCAGAAGTCGGCGCCCGGGAGGTGGTAGAGCTTCTGGATGTCGTGCAGCATGGACTTGTGGTCGATCTTCAGGTCCTTGAGAAGACCGTCGTTGAAGCCAAAGACCCAGCCGTGGACAATGGGGAACTTGTTCTTGGCGTACGACTGCTGGATGGCGGCCGTCTTGATGACGTTGCGGCactgctcgacgacgttgagctcgacgaggcggtcgtatcgggcgtcctcgtcggcgatggcgtcgagctcggcctcgtgcAGGCGGTAGACGTCGCGGATGTTGCGCAGCCACGGGTTcagcaggccgaggtccTTGGGGGTcatggcggccttgacgccgccgcagccgtAGTGGCCGCAGACGACGATGTGCTTGACCTTCAGGTGGCGGACGGCATAGTTAATGACGCTCATGACGTTGAGGTCGATGTTATTGACcatgttggcgatgttgcGGTGGATGAAGGCCTCGCCGGGCTCGAGGCCCGTGATCTGCTCGGCGGGGATGCGCGAGTCGCTGCAGCCGATCCAGAGGTACTCGGGCGACTGGCCCTCCGACAGGCTGACGAAGAAGTTGGGgtcctgcttcttcttctcctcggcccaGCGCCGGTTGTTCTCGAAGACGCGGTCGTGCGTCTGCTTGAGGTAGTGCTCAATGTCCTGGTCCGCCATCTTGGGATTGGGTTTGTCAGAAGCGCGTCTGTGGGCGATGTGGGAGAAGCTGGAGGTCTGCtggaggtggtggcggtggtgaagAAGCTGACGATGCCGAGTGTCTCTGGGCGAGATGATGGGTCTGGGAAGGGCGAGTCGCGCAgggaagacgagggagggggagaagagagagggggggaagagggcgagggagcGCGGGACAGGGCGAGCTTTAAACATGAGGAAAGATGttggaaagggggggggggggggggaagggggatgGGACacagagtgagagagagatagagcGCGAAAGAGCgaaagagagtgagagtgagaggcTGCAAGTTGACTGAAAGAGGGTAGCTTCGGTAGCTGATGCTGCAGGCAAGCGGAGGTGGATGTTGTCAGATCGGAGCAATGGCAAGCCAAGGTGAAGAAATGTCGCAcctttccttcttcctgGATGCACATACAATCAACCAACCCATACGGAGAGCTTCACACACGGAAGATTTGTTGGGAAGGTCCGACGGCCGCGCACGCTAAATAAAACTTACTGCGCAGGATGGTGCGGGGACGGTGCGGCCCTTTTTTTCCCACCATCGCTGCTCCTGCATCTATCTGTACACGTAACGGAGGGCATCTAGCACCGAAGAAGTGGTGACTCTGGCGACGGTGACTCGCGAGTGTCGGTGCTCCGGGCGGGTTGTTGGGGAGACGGTGACGGACGGGGCAGGGTGGAAGCTTAATTGGGGTGAATGAGTGACGAGTCTGTCCAAGATCGTCACCGGTGGATGGGGCGCTGGAGATTGCGGCTGGATAATTGCATTGAGACTATTGAGTCTAG
The genomic region above belongs to Colletotrichum higginsianum IMI 349063 chromosome 2, whole genome shotgun sequence and contains:
- a CDS encoding Acetyltransferase, with amino-acid sequence MATTYTTVPAGLTALLETHLPNSLPVLRRLQFTRFKGGIRPTARIIFASDSPLAAIPDEEAGLPDKKTSFTVAYLDFGSNNETQLFVYSTLEDGAVATDEEREAGERHIMAALDAVRQVSDEQPDNRAYPGACLVGTLATVTRDVMIRRGARVKPRADYEYEKWLFRVEEIPEFDAVLPEGATWASATERDCEVVISRTTVPRQVKTLMSFQSLVLKLADGTPIAWSFLGTDGSLSSLHCEPEYRQRGYAKALAARLLKRGTGDYGSDGWACADVAPTNLGSRGMCKSLNGRHAWNCSWNIIVLGDEGVKG
- a CDS encoding Carbonic anhydrase, which encodes MQEQRWWEKKGRTVPAPSCATSSFSHIAHRRASDKPNPKMADQDIEHYLKQTHDRVFENNRRWAEEKKKQDPNFFVSLSEGQSPEYLWIGCSDSRIPAEQITGLEPGEAFIHRNIANMVNNIDLNVMSVINYAVRHLKVKHIVVCGHYGCGGVKAAMTPKDLGLLNPWLRNIRDVYRLHEAELDAIADEDARYDRLVELNVVEQCRNVIKTAAIQQSYAKNKFPIVHGWVFGFNDGLLKDLKIDHKSMLHDIQKLYHLPGADF
- a CDS encoding Alpha beta hydrolase fold protein; this encodes MSAYNRDVVVNCLKRHYELLVRMGYMDISAVELPPAAGWADSELRVDALRAMGRSEAVIDLLRHIPYVRENEDADPVEVYTETFPLRYLRGGRWFGGNPGEDLGTTPLLDLGFAPFDGPVPADMVSLTHADEGTWWLIDTKEGCIYPYGTEFDKSEDQVPEDQQWLAVDPMPIQAYFDKIYAQVGNLEVVPAPRSGKWEARVVEEYTEEGQEVKRLYAEYGWPDAFRREEFIQAVERTRAAAIEAALGDDDDAEDDEMTG
- a CDS encoding Carboxylic ester hydrolase; amino-acid sequence: MKLSTSFPLFAASQVVLAPAAAAAYNPVELSGYGKFSGTVVNSTLSGRALPAPVDAWLGIDYSTQPVGEGRFKPVSWPAPFNGTKPATRYGKTCVQDPTSTDVGTQDEACLNFNVYRTRGIPLDQKTPVLVWIHGGAFYAGSYRSFDGASFAASSKEPITVVNFHYRINSLGFLPSALFEEEGLLNLGMRDQHFFLKFVQKHIAAFGGDPDAVTIGGRSAGGHSVGILYFHNYDEDEGKPLFARAIHQSGSVTARAFPNATYPLYKKQFEEYMAYIGCPVDEADNAATLACLRAADIDAIRNISTKLYYDYDPALTWPFQPTQGGPLLEKFGSQSGYDETFFKVPVITSTVTDEAKYYMAGDKETNDEFLDYLHNISPALNATDLDLLAALYPDPATHPDSPFANSPNSTQYNRLSAAWSDYGYICPGQETAYRASLAGVPTWKLRFNTNNSWPEWRGIPHTADTKYTWDEPVVQHPDVSHIYHGYLSSFVLSGDPNTHRFPGSPEWPNYEPAGYGLDSEPALQLVVQPNNGTRVEKDDIRREACLYWRDPERAPRLNK